GCTTCAATCTCGGTAGTGGATTTCTCAGCCACATTACATCGACATCCTAACAatagaaaatatttcaataaaaaaatttaaaccagTCGCCGCTACAAATTTTCTAACTGACCGTGAAGATGAAGCTGTAGCCACGCTTGAGCACTTCTCCTAAGAATAAGCGATGGAGGGCTGTGCCAGAAGAAATCAGAGCATTCTCGGAGGAAAGCAGTAAGCAGTGAAGCTGCAGAATCTTGCAGTGTTTGTAAGACGCATCGTCAGTTGCAacgaggagaaggtggttgatcaGTAACAAGGTGTCCTCCCCTTGGCGCATGGACTGAAGGAAGAGCTGCAGCGTGCTGTCGTCTACGGAGGTTTTGTTGATCATTGCTATCATCAAAGTCTTATCCGCCATGGAAGCTCCTTCTAGCTGTTGCTGAAGCTCATCTTTGGGAACCGTCTGTGGGCATGAACAGAAAATCAGAAGAAAATCAAGTAAAACTGGAATTACAAAGGTCAACAAGGGTGAATTTTAGAAAATCAGATAGAAAACAGTATATCAATAAAATCAAATACAAACACATTTATGATATATCTTTCAAGTCAACTAGTTTGACCGGTTCAACTAATTGAAACACCAAACGAGTAGCTTTGCTGATGCGATCTCCGTTCATGAGAACACTTCCTACGAGAAATAAAGTGGAGCTTCCAATATTACAATAAACTATAATTGTTCAAGGGCCATTAAGCTTGAGTGTTTGGTTTAGTAAGTATTATGAGATACACAAGATCTAATTGAGGTGCTAGGAAGATACGGAATGATGAGATTTTACAGAAAAGATTCATAAAAACAGATTCacagaaaagattttaaagaataataaaaacacAGCAACTATTTGAAGAGCACAAATATTAACAAGCATCAGGAAATTAACTGGAGCAGAGTGTACCTGCACGCGAAACACAGAGGATATCCAAGGTATATGGGGGAGCCATAAGCAGTCATAAACCAGCACTGAAACCAGAAGAAAGGCTACAAGAATGCGAGGACTGCGGCGACCGATCATGCTCCAAATCTGTGCAAACAGAGGCAGCAGAATTGAGAGGGATGCTGATCAACCTGAAGAGCGTCAGCTTCTTACCAAGCCATCATTTTGCCTTAAAAATGAGCACTTGGATTATTTAAATAACACTAACATTAATGTCAAATCCTTTCAGGGCAAAGTAGTCTGTCAACCTTTACTggcttaatttttaattaaaaacataGATTTGAATCTAATCGTCGAGTACAAGAGGGGAGGAATTGGTAGATATCTCACCTGTTTATGCAGATATCTTCCTGAAGATTGGATCTCTTTCTCCCAAGCTCACTAGACAAAAGTTGACAAGAATCCTTCCACTAATATAATTAATACAATTTACTGAATGCGACATTACAGAAAACATGCAAGAGACAATTATTTACTTTGAGGGCTAAATTGATTTTGGATCCATTTTTTTTAATAGAGAACTTATACTCACACTTCTCctgattaagaaattaatcttAATTGTTCTTTTCAGCTCTGCTATTACTTTCAGGAACAATTCAAATTACGCAATGCAAGACTTTTGGAGTATTTTAAACCGGAATATGTAGTGTAGTAAAAGAGGGTTAGGTGGACCGAATCTTTCATTGtgtaaatttttttatctttatcTTTGATTCAGTACTTGTTGgaaaaaagaattaaaaatttctaagtacaATAGTTTTTTGGAAATATAAAAATCATTTATCATATGCTAAATAATTAGTTCGCCTACTTTAATATATTGCTTATTTCTTGCTCATTTGTTTTGTGCACATAATGAGAATTGTATCATGCAAATATTGTTTATAATGCTTTGTTATAAGGATTATCATTCAAACATAGCCAATGTTTGTATATACTGACTGAAAATAAGCAATTTCTCGTTCTGTGATTGAAACAAATCACTGTCTACCAGAGGCTCTTCTTCTTTAAACAAGTTCAGACAAGTCACCATGGAAGTATGACTGGAAGCCAAACCATATCTCTATTCAGTCTAAGATGGATTTTGATCTAATGTGTTTTCTGGTGCCTGCAAGATCATTCAGGAGATTATCATTATGAATAATGGATCTGACATAGAATGGAAAACATAAGATATAAACACCAAGCAAAATACATCCTTTAAATGAGTAGAGAAGTGAAAAGAAATTAAAGATATCAGAGGATGTTTATGATGTGTTGATGGGCAGTGCTAAATGTTAAAAGCTCTACTCATGAACCATAACTGGCCGAACTCATCTACGTTTTAGCTTGTTCGTGAACTAGACTGAGCTTCAACGAAGTCTGCATGCTTATTTGTTCATCATACTGAACAATCATAGAGGCATGAGCCTTTCATTACTTTGTTAGTTTATAGCACCATCAATGGTCTTATTTGCGAAATGCTATGTTAGTCTTCTCCACTAAAATGCTATTGAATAACATAAAAATTGATCTAGTTAAATACAAGTTCCCGGTACTTGGGAGATCATAATCATACACCTGATTTACGAGAGTTACACAATTAgaaaaaagaaattaaacatgCCTAAGATAGGGGAAGAACTTGATGGTTGTAATTATTGAACCAATTGCTCTGACTTTAAATGAATATCATGTTCCTAACATACCTTATCAGCGTCGTAGAAGCTAATGTTCATGGAACACATGAAAAAATCAAAATCAGCCCAGAGCTCATCGATAAATTTCTCGTGATCAGACTTGTCAGCTACTTTTGGTTCGTCGTCCCATGAGAAAAAGTCTGGCTCCTCATTGCAAAGCTCGTTTTTGGGAGACTCAGGAGGAATATCTTTTGTCTTGTTGCATATCATATTAACAAGGAGCTTTGAAATTGAACAGTTTGTGGGTTTTATATCCCTCTTTCTTTTTCCAGATCTGGCACTGTTTGGTGAGGATGATGGTTCATCTTTCTGAGGTTCTGAGAACTTTTTCTTGTTTAATGAAGATGATGGTTCATCGTTGGGAGGTATTGAGATCTTGCTCTTCTCGTTTAATGAAGACAATGGCTCTTCATCATCCAAAGGATGGTCTGTTTTTGACAACATTTTCTTCTTTGACGAAGACAATGGTTCATCTTGCTCTGATCCCTCCTCTTCTGAGAACTTGTTTTTCTGGTTTAATGGAGGCAATGGTTGATCTTCCCAAGGAATGTTAGTTTTTGAGATCATTTTCTTCTTTGATGAAGAAGATGATACATCTTTCAGTAATCCCTCCTCTTCTTCATCATCATCCTCGTCAGAGTCGAGCGTTTCAAAGTATCTACAGTATGAAACTCTTGGCTGATTTCCAATTGATGATCTAGTCCTACTCGCAGGACAAGAATATGCCACTGGATGACAAGTTTTGAAAATGTTCTCATCATCTTCATTCCATTCCTTGTGTTCCTTATCCTCTTCATCATCTTCCTCCACATCTGTCATGATTATCGTCTCAAAGTTATCTTCATCCATCACCTCAACGCTAGAACTGGAAATGTCTGTTGTGCATGTATCATTCATCTGAAAGTTGGAATCGTCCATTGGCTGAGCATCTCGTTCTGAAACCTCTTCAACTTCCAAATCCCCATCAGAGACTTTCTGAGTAGAGCAAGAACCAACTGTGACCTTTTTCGACTTCACATTGCCCTCATTGTCATTTTTATCGCTATTGATTTCAACAATGGGTACCTGTGAGAGTGGAACCGATATCTGTCGTCCTTTTCCTTGACCCTCTACATCCTCCTCTTCATCGGTATCAAAGATGGCAATCACCTCCGGGTCTTTAACTCCGCCGCGGTCAATGGACCCGCTGGTGTCTCCTCCGTGATCTTCTTCAGCGAGGTCCCACGAGGGTTGGCGAATCGGCCTCCGCTTCCGCTTCCGCTTCGAGAAAGGTTCCATCACTTGTGAGTTGTGACTATCTGCGATGAGAGAGAAACAGAGTCCATGAGAGGCAACAGGCGACGGGGCTCGTCCCAGCGCCCCCCGCCAGTCCATCCATCACCATAACACAGAGGAAGTAAATCAAGGCAACTGAATGGGAGGAGGAGGTGAATTATACAGGTGCAGGGATTTACATCCCGTCAACCCGAGGTTCGCCCTCGAACTCAGTGACAAACCTCTATCCACTTATCATCTAAACCCGTGGGGGAAACAGAGTCCATGAGAgcacgaggaagaagaagatgctctGTTTCCAGCGACTGAAAGCGTAGACGTACCTCTAAGGCAGCGGAAGAACCGAAGAAGACCAGAGGGCAGACAGCTTAAGCTTTCACTAACAGATAGTACGCAAACGAGGAATCGCGAAGGGATGCCCTTGGCGAGCGTCTTCAAGGATGTGGACGACTCCACGGGAGGTCGCCGCGTCACATGAAACCGAAGAGACGGTGGAGGCAGCGGGGCCTAGCGAGGCAGCGGGGACGAGCGAGGCGACGAGGCCGAGCGAGGCGGAGGCTGCAAACGTCTCAGGTTTTTTCCTCTTCGAGTGGAGACGAAGAAACAACGGGATGAAAAACAAATCAGTGCAATCCCCTCACACTACAAATCACTTGAAAGGGCAATCTTCATCGTTAAATCGATCAGGATTTAATCTTAACTGCACAACTCGTGGTAGCTGGGTTAAATCTTGCTGCATCCAACGGTTAAAAATCCAATTTTATATGTTTTTTCCACAAGGAGTTGCATGTAATATTTGATCTCATCACCCACCGTACAAGAGACAGTTACTGATTCTAGAATGGAGGCTGACACAGCCAAATGCCTTTTTGTCATACGTTGCAATCTAGAATGACTAAATTACCCCCACGATTAGTTTTGACCCTTCTAGAGTACATAGGGTTATAAATGTATTTTAACAGGGGAGGACATactttttctttctctaattCTGATGAAGAAGCACCGAAAATTAATGATTATTAACAAATAAAACAAGTAATTCAAAGAACACATGCGCATAAATATAATGATTTAAATATCCTTTAATCCAAATGACAATATTATTCGATCTAtaattctgtatttttttttgtctgtagtgccaatttattttctgtttaaattATACGTTTCACCTGCCGTATATAGTTATAGATCTGTCTCCTCGTACTTTACAATGCAGCAGTAGCTTCTTCTGGTTTCGAGCTCCGGCGACCGCCGCCTTTGATGAAACCGACGTAAAGATCGGAGTGGCTGCGATCGCTCCTCGGAAGCTCACTCTTCCTCCCGCCTTCCGACATCTTCTTCACGAACGCGACGAAGTGGCGCCAGTTCTCGCCTTCGAACAGCCTCTTGTTCATCCTCAAGTACGTGAACGCGCTGAGCCCGACGCCCTCCTCCGCCGCGCCTGCGGCCGTCACCACCACCTGCGCGTAGGCGTTCTCGTCGTACCTCTCCAGCGCGTTCTCCCCCGCCAGCTCCGCCCCGGCCGCCGCCACCGCCTGCCGCACCTGGCGCACCAGCATCTCCGGCGAGCACCCGGCCTGCCCCGGCTGCTGCTCGTCGCGCATCTCCATGCACGTGAAGTTCAGCACCGCGCCCCGCCGCGCCAGCGCCCGCGCGATCGGCACGTAGCCATCGCGCTGCCGCGTGTTGTAGTATCCGGCGGTGAGCTCCGCCGCGTGGGAGCGCGTGCAGTAGTGCCAGTGGATCCCCGCGACCTTGCCGGAGAGCTTCGCGCCGCTGCCGCGGAAGACGCCCTCCGCGGCCGCCAGCACGCGGTCGCCGTGCTCCAGCAGCTTCTCCGAGTACCAGTCGAGGAAAAACTCGCCGTAGCTCGTGCTCCACGTCCCTTCTCGCCGGAAGAAGCCGGTCTCCTCCGGGAACTGCTTGTAGTGGCCGGCGTCGTGCGGCCCGTCCTCGCCCCATTCCTCGTGCCCTGCTGCAACCGCCGCAGCTCGCAGAGAAGCCTTCATGTACTGCAAATCGCATCAAACCCCAAGTCTCGGATTAATCAACGCTCGATTCTCCAAGGAAACAGAACCAAATCTCGAAATTTCAACAAATCAACCTTGTCGTAGCACTGGAATTCCCCAATTCCAGGAAACCTCCACGTTCCATTGCTCTCGGGATAGGACGGATACCTGAGCTCCCCGCAAGGCCCCATTCCCACTTGGATTTCCTGAAACAGAGGAGATTTTGCTATAAAAAAATGCATTTCGTCGAGAACAGAGGTTGAAGAAGAGCGACTGCACGGTCACGGCGCTTACAACGATGACTTCGCCGAGGTAGTCATTGAATCTTTCCTTGAAGCTCCTCATGAAATCAGAGTAGACTTGGATTGGAGTTCTTCCTCTGAGGACTGGCATCATGTCGCAGCCTAACGAGATGTACTCCGGGTTCCTTCTTCCTGATCTGTCAGTGTAGACGATGTCTGGGTTTTCGTCCATTTCTTGAAGCACCCATGGAGGCAACGGAATGCTGCCAAGTGTTTCCGTTAGTCAGAATCGACTAGTTTTAAGCTACGTAACCAGATCAGAGATCTGAGAGGTTCTCTGGAATGAAGTAGAACAAGCTAAAAACGGATGGTTCCACTTGGATTATGACAGACCGAATTATGACGAAAATCGGCATGAAAATCTAGATTTATTGGACTTGAGTGTTCCAACTTGAATCTTTGTGGCAATTGCATCCGAGCAAGTATGTGACGGACAGGATGTAATATAGGGATAGAAGATTTATTCCTCAATTGTGGATGCTCATTGTTCCAACTTAATCTTATTTGTAAgaaagtgagagagagagagaaaatgtataTTCACCTGCAACAATCACCGACGTTGCCACCGcactggtggaacgacatgaccATCTGAAGCTTCAGGCCGTGGCGCTGCACCATCTGCACCAGCTCGGCATAGGCCTCCCAGTCGTACCGCCGGGGGCTTTCCTTCTCCACCAGCCCCCACCATACGTCCACCATCACCCCCTCCACCCCGGCGCTCCGCAGCGCCATCAGGCTCGCGTTCAGCGCCCGCGGCCGCTGCAGCCGCCCCTCTCTGCTCACCGTGTCCAGCCCCAGCATCACGTACACCGCCACTCCTGCTCGCCCTCCTCCTCCCACCTCTCTCCGGTGCGCCGCCGCCCCGTGCAGCGCCACCGCGACCTCCTCATCCTGGCACCGCCGCTGCGGCTGAGCCGCCCGCGCCGCCGCTTTAGCCACCGCTCGCAGCCGGCCACAAGCGGCCCTGCTGACGGGCACAACAGAGCTGGCGACCGGGAACTCCTCCGCCGACCGGCCGGCCTTGATGCCCGCGTCGAGCCGGCTCATGAACGAGGTCGACGAACGTAGAGTCAAAGCCATGAACAAACTAATTAACTATAATAACACCTACAGATTCTCAATCTCAACAATGCAGAGAGAAACAGATCTATATCTATAAAAGAAAGCGTTAGAACAAACTACGGAGATTGGCTGGCAATTTATAACGCAAATTTGAAGGGCACGGCACGAGATAGACACATGCGGGTGGACCGGCCAAGATATCGCCGACTTGtaaaaaggagaaggaaaaaaagtgCATAAACAATCACAGAATTCTGTGCACCACAAAAAACAGAGTATCTTCTAACCAGAGGAAAAGAGACGGCTTTTGATAGCCACCTGAAGGAATATATTTCCAACCGTCAGAACACATGGTAATTAACTCTTCtctttttccaattttcttgTGCCAATTCACCATCTTCCAACAGATGGCAGGTGAAGATGATTCAGATCAAGGGGCAAAAGAACAGAAGAAGAGGTTCATGACTAAACCATGCAAGAAGAACTTAGATTTGGTAAACGTTACAGTGGAAAGATTGCAAGATCTGAAAGTCAATTTGGGATCGAATTCTCCGCAGATATTGTGTGGGCCAGTAGTCCAGGCGTCCCGCCTCTCTGTTTTTCGTGTGCGTTGGGATGAGCATCACACGTCGACAGATATCTTATGGTTACGCAGAGACGGCATGGCTTATTCCTGTGGCTCGGCGGCATGCCAAACTCGTTTCCTTTTATGCCCAAGACAAAAAGATACTTCCACTGTTCCACATCTAGTTTCGAGCATTCTCCAAATCAAATACGGAAAATTGAGTAATCCGTTATAAAAGTTGGAGTACCAGTGAACTAGAGAGCTGGCttgaaagttaatttagaaaaaatCGTCTAGTCTCTCTGAAGTAGCATAGCAAAGTACATGCATAACTGGAGCTAATACCCTGGTCTATAGAATTCGATCGGTTGAATTCTTTGAGCAGGCAAAATAAAATACATAGGGAGGAGAGCTAAGGTCCTCTCAGGATCATATAGTGATTGAGACATGAGATTTTGTCGCATAAAATCTTAGAATCGGAATTCGACATATCTAAATATATCTTCCCTgagaaataaataaatcaaattttgcCATATGAAAAGGGGAGCTAAGCCCCTAGAATAAATGGAATCCGACCGGCTAGCCAATTAAAAATGACCTCCATAACCAACCATCTCGATTGACCCTAGGACTTTGACATCCACTTATACACGAATATTGATCCTTCCCGTCTACATGGAAGTTTTCCATATTTCCCGCATTCAGGGTATTTACTATGGTATATacgaatttaaataaaatatgaatgAAAAATAATGAGTCTTAAtcaataaaaattaagttttcaatCTTGACTTGGCGCAATGTGTCCGACTTCAAGTGCTAATCAATAATCATGACAGTGTGTTTTATTTAATCTAGAAATGACAAGCCTTTCATATATTtttgttctctataaattatcctccaaatcattattattatttataaatatctTGTGGTAGTTTTATTTAgtatgatcaatcaagttaagttatgtcctgttatAGTATGATCCTTATATCTAAATGTATAAAAATTTAgcagcacaagaagtcgagcaaaagatgcagctagcgagaaggatgacatgggagagagtcgacgggctcggcgTGTCAAATGAACGAGACACTGCGGAAGAATACGTTGGCAAATAAGAAGGAAAAGCGCGACGTTTCCGATGGACGAGAAATCAGAACGAAAGGTTACTTGAGAATGCCGGAAaaatttgggtgagccctattccggatgaccgaaatcatccAAACAAACgtagccggagcgaaagaccccgACAGAAAGTCAACTTAGTGTTGAccgtggtctgggcgcccgaagtTATTCCGGGTGCCAagagtccgggcacccggagctaCAATGGGCGCTAGGACCATGCTACGTCAGCAACAGTTAGTTTTAACCAATGGACTATAAATAAAACTCTGATCTTCTCCTTTCAATAATGCACACTCTGTACTtcaagtttcattttgtttttcatTTACGAGCGATATTTGTGTGTATGAGACTTTTCCATCTCCAACGTTTTGTTTGAGAAGGAGATGATCTTACTGAGTTGACTTTCCTTATAGTATAATCCTCTGATTGTCAACCAAATAAATCTTTACTTGTCTCATACTTATTTtgattatttattcttttaagtgTGTAATTATTAAGCCTGATTGTTTGAaaaaagtatttattttttttatattgtgcaggacaattcaccctcctcttgtcggccacaagggaccaacaagtagtatcagagcccaaccacttCAGAAGAACTAACCATCGATCGAAGCATAGAGATGATGATCATACCAAGTACCTATCCGTCTAAGTTCG
This region of Zingiber officinale cultivar Zhangliang chromosome 9A, Zo_v1.1, whole genome shotgun sequence genomic DNA includes:
- the LOC122021330 gene encoding uncharacterized protein LOC122021330 isoform X1, which gives rise to MDWRGALGRAPSPVASHGLCFSLIADSHNSQVMEPFSKRKRKRRPIRQPSWDLAEEDHGGDTSGSIDRGGVKDPEVIAIFDTDEEEDVEGQGKGRQISVPLSQVPIVEINSDKNDNEGNVKSKKVTVGSCSTQKVSDGDLEVEEVSERDAQPMDDSNFQMNDTCTTDISSSSVEVMDEDNFETIIMTDVEEDDEEDKEHKEWNEDDENIFKTCHPVAYSCPASRTRSSIGNQPRVSYCRYFETLDSDEDDDEEEEGLLKDVSSSSSKKKMISKTNIPWEDQPLPPLNQKNKFSEEEGSEQDEPLSSSKKKMLSKTDHPLDDEEPLSSLNEKSKISIPPNDEPSSSLNKKKFSEPQKDEPSSSPNSARSGKRKRDIKPTNCSISKLLVNMICNKTKDIPPESPKNELCNEEPDFFSWDDEPKVADKSDHEKFIDELWADFDFFMCSMNISFYDADKAPENTLDQNPS
- the LOC122021330 gene encoding probable serine/threonine-protein kinase kinX isoform X3, translated to MEPFSKRKRKRRPIRQPSWDLAEEDHGGDTSGSIDRGGVKDPEVIAIFDTDEEEDVEGQGKGRQISVPLSQVPIVEINSDKNDNEGNVKSKKVTVGSCSTQKVSDGDLEVEEVSERDAQPMDDSNFQMNDTCTTDISSSSVEVMDEDNFETIIMTDVEEDDEEDKEHKEWNEDDENIFKTCHPVAYSCPASRTRSSIGNQPRVSYCRYFETLDSDEDDDEEEEGLLKDVSSSSSKKKMISKTNIPWEDQPLPPLNQKNKFSEEEGSEQDEPLSSSKKKMLSKTDHPLDDEEPLSSLNEKSKISIPPNDEPSSSLNKKKFSEPQKDEPSSSPNSARSGKRKRDIKPTNCSISKLLVNMICNKTKDIPPESPKNELCNEEPDFFSWDDEPKVADKSDHEKFIDELWADFDFFMCSMNISFYDADKAPENTLDQNPS
- the LOC122021330 gene encoding probable serine/threonine-protein kinase kinX isoform X2, which translates into the protein MDWRGALGRAPSPVASHGLCFSLIADSHNSQVMEPFSKRKRKRRPIRQPSWDLAEEDHGGDTSGSIDRGGVKDPEVIAIFDTDEEEDVEGQGKGRQISVPLSQKVSDGDLEVEEVSERDAQPMDDSNFQMNDTCTTDISSSSVEVMDEDNFETIIMTDVEEDDEEDKEHKEWNEDDENIFKTCHPVAYSCPASRTRSSIGNQPRVSYCRYFETLDSDEDDDEEEEGLLKDVSSSSSKKKMISKTNIPWEDQPLPPLNQKNKFSEEEGSEQDEPLSSSKKKMLSKTDHPLDDEEPLSSLNEKSKISIPPNDEPSSSLNKKKFSEPQKDEPSSSPNSARSGKRKRDIKPTNCSISKLLVNMICNKTKDIPPESPKNELCNEEPDFFSWDDEPKVADKSDHEKFIDELWADFDFFMCSMNISFYDADKAPENTLDQNPS
- the LOC122021004 gene encoding beta-amylase 3, chloroplastic-like — protein: MALTLRSSTSFMSRLDAGIKAGRSAEEFPVASSVVPVSRAACGRLRAVAKAAARAAQPQRRCQDEEVAVALHGAAAHRREVGGGGRAGVAVYVMLGLDTVSREGRLQRPRALNASLMALRSAGVEGVMVDVWWGLVEKESPRRYDWEAYAELVQMVQRHGLKLQMVMSFHQCGGNVGDCCSIPLPPWVLQEMDENPDIVYTDRSGRRNPEYISLGCDMMPVLRGRTPIQVYSDFMRSFKERFNDYLGEVIVEIQVGMGPCGELRYPSYPESNGTWRFPGIGEFQCYDKYMKASLRAAAVAAGHEEWGEDGPHDAGHYKQFPEETGFFRREGTWSTSYGEFFLDWYSEKLLEHGDRVLAAAEGVFRGSGAKLSGKVAGIHWHYCTRSHAAELTAGYYNTRQRDGYVPIARALARRGAVLNFTCMEMRDEQQPGQAGCSPEMLVRQVRQAVAAAGAELAGENALERYDENAYAQVVVTAAGAAEEGVGLSAFTYLRMNKRLFEGENWRHFVAFVKKMSEGGRKSELPRSDRSHSDLYVGFIKGGGRRSSKPEEATAAL